In Equus quagga isolate Etosha38 chromosome 14, UCLA_HA_Equagga_1.0, whole genome shotgun sequence, one DNA window encodes the following:
- the KCNA4 gene encoding potassium voltage-gated channel subfamily A member 4 codes for MEVAMVSAESSGCNSHMPYGYAAQARARERERLAHSRAAAAAAVAAATAAVEGSGGGSGGGSHHHHQARAACASHDPPSGRGSRRRRRPRPERRRAHLRQGTFPHCAELMPSGSEEKILRELSEEDEEEDEEDEEEDEGRFPRGEEERGDEGAYADLLPPEAGPGGAYAVRCGDCCERVVINVSGLRFETQMKTLAQFPETLLGDPEKRTQYFDPLRNEYFFDRNRPSFDAILYYYQSGGRLKRPVNVPCDIFTEEVKFYQLGEEALLKFREDEGFVREEEDRALPENEFKKQIWLLFEYPESSSPARGIAIVSVLVILISIVIFCLETLPEFRDDRDLIVALSAGGHGGSLNDTSAPHPENSGHTIFNDPFFIVETVCIVWFSFEFVVRCFACPSQALFFKNIMNIIDIVSILPYFITLGTDLAQQQGGGNGQQQQAMSFAILRIIRLVRVFRIFKLSRHSKGLQILGHTLRASMRELGLLIFFLFIGVILFSSAVYFAEADEPTTHFQSIPDAFWWAVVTMTTVGYGDMKPITVGGKIVGSLCAIAGVLTIALPVPVIVSNFNYFYHRETENEEQTQLTQNAVSCPYLPSNLLKKFRSSTSSSLGDKSEYLEMEEGVKESLCAKEEKCQGKEDDSETDKNNCSNVKAVETDV; via the coding sequence ATGGAGGTCGCGATGGTGAGCGCGGAGAGCTCAGGGTGCAACAGCCATATGCCTTATGGCTACGCGGCCCAGGCCCGCGCCCGGGAGCGCGAGCGCCTGGCGCACTCGAgggccgcggccgccgccgccgtcgccgccgccACCGCGGCCGTGGAAGGTTCTGGAGGGGGTTCCGGAGGGggctcccaccaccaccatcaggcGCGGGCGGCCTGCGCCTCCCACGACCCTCCGAGCGGCCGCGGGAGCCGCAGGAGGAGGCGCCCGCGGCCGGAGAGGAGGAGAGCCCACCTCCGGCAGGGCACCTTCCCGCACTGCGCAGAGCTGATGCCCAGCGGCTCCGAGGAGAAGATCCTGCGGGAGCTGAgcgaggaggacgaggaggaggacgaggaagACGAGGAGGAGGACGAGGGGAGGTTCCCGCGCGGCGAGGAGGAGCGCGGCGACGAGGGCGCCTATGCCGACCTGCTGCCCCCCGAGGCCGGGCCCGGCGGCGCCTACGCCGTGCGCTGCGGCGACTGCTGCGAGCGCGTGGTCATCAACGTGTCGGGCCTGCGCTTCGAGACCCAGATGAAGACCTTGGCGCAGTTCCCCGAGACCTTGCTGGGGGACCCTGAGAAGAGGACGCAGTACTTCGACCCTTTGCGCAACGAGTACTTTTTTGACAGGAACAGGCCTAGCTTTGATGCCATCTTGTATTATTACCAGTCAGGGGGCCGCCTCAAGAGGCCGGTCAACGTGCCCTGCGACATCTTCACCGAGGAGGTGAAGTTCTACCAGCTGGGCGAGGAGGCCCTGCTCAAGTTCCGGGAGGACGAGGGCTTcgtgagagaggaggaggacagagcCTTGCCGGAGAATgagtttaaaaagcagatttgGCTTCTCTTTGAGTACCCGGAGAGCTCCAGCCCGGCGAGGGGCATCGCCATCGTCTCCGTCCTGGTCATCTTAATCTCCATCGTCATTTTCTGCCTGGAGACTTTGCCTGAGTTCAGGGACGACAGGGATCTCATCGTGGCCCTGAGCGCGGGCGGGCACGGTGGGTCCTTGAATGACACCTCGGCACCCCACCCGGAGAACTCGGGGCACACGATATTCAACGACCCCTTCTTCATCGTGGAGACGGTCTGTATTGTTTGGTTTTCCTTCGAGTTTGTGGTTCGTTGCTTTGCTTGTCCCAGCCAAGCCCTCTTCTTCAAAAACATCATGAACATCATTGACATTGTCTCCATTTTGCCTTATTTCATCACCCTGGGCACCGATCTGGCCCAGCAACAGGGGGGTGGCAATGGTCAGCAGCAGCAGGCCATGTCCTTTGCCATCCTCAGGATCATCCGACTGGTCCGCGTGTTCCGGATCTTCAAACTTTCCAGACACTCCAAGGGCCTGCAGATCCTGGGCCACACCCTCAGAGCCAGCATGCGGGAGCTGGGCCTTCTGATCTTCTTCCTTTTCATCGGGGTCATCCTGTTCTCCAGCGCTGTGTATTTCGCGGAGGCGGATGAACCCACCACCCATTTCCAAAGCATCCCAGATGCGTTCTGGTGGGCTGTGGTGACCATGACGACTGTGGGCTATGGGGACATGAAGCCCATCACTGTGGGGGGCAAGATCGTGGGGTCCCTGTGCGCCATTGCGGGTGTCCTGACCATCGCTTTGCCTGTGCCCGTCATTGTCTCTAACTTCAACTACTTCTACCACAGAGAGACTGAGAACGAGGAACAGACACAGCTGACACAGAACGCGGTCAGTTGCCCATACCTCCCTTCTAATTTGCTGAAGAAATTCCGGAGCTCCACTTCCTCTTCCCTGGGGGACAAGTCCGAGTAtctggagatggaggaaggagtgAAGGAATCTCTCTGTGCGAAGGAGGAGAAGTGTCAGGGAAAGGAGGATGACAGCGAGACAGACAAAAACAACTGTTCTAATGTGAAGGCCGTGGAGACGGATGTGTGA